The following are encoded together in the Nyctibius grandis isolate bNycGra1 chromosome 5, bNycGra1.pri, whole genome shotgun sequence genome:
- the RESF1 gene encoding retroelement silencing factor 1 isoform X4, which produces MGYLPASNVAFPLVNAEGFKTSDQALPGASVAGNDFFISQYTVDQRQLSYVPIAPKPPNQTSHLRAEMTQTSWPNSNAYIHSFRKLPPLSSQMSTGNNMRNVLREPQYVTTNGYTVQPQIPQHNSMRTTMLYQSNIHFQNKSMSLGTSGQHVHNQMYYPNTQFKVLHSLNQNTEANVQLLQYRPSQMGSEAPSGCSAPSLLPANCDSRAAAQASIGVPQAVQNVPNGYNLSQQRCLSDPKNASGFNSVQEHCQKQQSGEVSQSVRNVCNSSGNVTANQPLNEMSVPSPGIAKELYDIVQEMEALSSGAASKPLSDPGSVQASQTSSLVNGPFNSQISSAAVDRRTITKDRLAWEAQKLLTIKKKCVLLEKMHLYKRKLLAASERDKSTPPLPASYQSTLPNCLPCVPNKNVPSSPSQTVRTEGPILNSSPEERKDKNVANADNRELEVTQSNPQVEQGSLSSSSTPVPSQSKLPAQLNNHESTPVSEQGHACALASSQKTVTSLNNASCVSQVDSSVKIASKNVPANSKSSSFLQFVLSSTNVLQEKTAGATANQILTSLLCSEKPLVDISVLSGSSLKDTSEKNVESLKGEQVFTVHTNSPVSETTKSSEAKFQSDVAQKKTAFTENTSFKQSNYNYSVEELTACLGLWGKRPLESVSVQNSQSNESSTANQISPCSQNTKNRQQNNVLISTNEAILPVTTAAVGQKLDTLSCNLIKSFELQVAVVSPLVLSEQRTQSEQADQCPTSTGKTYPVIDSGSTCSLQEKEKNDLRVVNTDKGTTETAQSSPSDCVLIEKVDSHLQQTKLADGNRIVKNSVSANDSYDENQRKVSQYAQDARENLQLGLQNKPPLPELGMNFSSQILQGGVRDHKDKQAVLETGDTSTAVWEEQMFCISSVCSLVEGDTFYNPQIASIFRSVPETHALNGTSSEGNASDPRQKQQRLDLYKNELSNNTPQRDSLLQKMLEESSSCRSKAGEILDGITTSHLEKESRGNTLKPISTSEQKMSFNASFKHPENDLEILAGINQELAQNSLDFSISVTTETNAFTVPRDNSKQHYISSKNGTEKEINLFGAESIICLNNQLSELVEEFPYGIEGADMLRKEPGQKAERMENRSQKETQICDKNSHLKDPVDQIKIAVLSSDQMQELFPEHNECSSSDGKRVVSQQSEKASDEKENLEGSIQPSQSLCKKKKNPQNPSNPRKEKKEDCSLMDCLSTAHKIPQCLCTFGTSGSEKNDDQLSKAENNSSAERQENNSKSDAVMKNNCAVGNLPISEKIPNSVSKSKKDICNDIMNKKDRLKVNNEYKPLATQQEKIRPLNSSENEDVGKSKRSSGKEELQIDRGTPLIGKEFHSDKKEHQAVSEELSEKAGHTDVDNMTKSPKKKEKVLKIESLSKDKTKIGLAMKSKTDIHRFTKSETVEINHVEVNQGQKVKTCEENSAEEQNCRKQMEILGQDVGINIKEKAKLSAEIKQKKPNNHHADAMKYPDFGAVDLKSRNHKYSQHKSMKVHPSQEPPYKRKRKENMIGKRDPKKTKVEDERLKQSEAKNYKQLSHNCMIDTDKAKKLNGENGWKPKSSLADRSVLKLQRKRARSSTISKNYFSNKEKHLDSQNKDKCSEKMFPDKNLLYLNRRNNRLKLHLQKEPKKHYLNRVAFKRTAQERIYLTKLETSPVRPTCDIKPKVSQNSLDAKRDASVSEVEKSCKQEVLEFKLCPEILFRNPATDEEDLAAKNSLEREKTIVAGVKSKKEDWLKYDPVKQKKLEGVSTAEDSIPLDTAIQILDGDEKCDC; this is translated from the exons ATGGGGTATCTGCCAGCTAGCAATGTTGCCTTCCCTCTTGTAAATGCTGAAGGATTCAAAACTTCAGATCAGGCCCTGCCAGGAGCATCTGTAGCtggtaatgatttttttatctcGCAATACACAGTTGATCAACGTCAATTGTCCTACGTACCAATTGCTCCAAAACCTCCCAATCAGACATCACATTTGCGGGCAGAGATGACTCAGACTTCTTGGCCAAACTCTAATGCCTACATTCATTCATTTAGAAAGTTACCTCCACTGTCTTCTCAAATGAGCACTGGAAATAACATGAGGAATGTACTTCGGGAACCTCAGTATGTCACCACAAACGGTTACACTGTGCAGCCACAAATACCACAGCATAATTCTATGAGAACTACAATGTTATATCAAAGTAACATTCATTTCCAGAATAAGTCTATGTCTCTTGGTACATCTGGGCAACATGTCCATAACCAAATGTATTATCCCAACACTCAGTTTAAAGTTTTACACTCACTGAATCAAAATACTGAAGCAAATGTACAGCTGCTACAATATCGACCAAGTCAGATGGGATCAGAAGCTCCTAGCGGGTGTTCTGCACCATCTTTGTTGCCTGCCAACTGCGATTCAagagctgcagcacaggctTCAATAGGTGTACCACAGGCAGTTCAAAATGTGCCTAATGGATACAACCTTAGTCAACAGAGGTGCCTGTCAGATCCAAAAAATGCTTCTGGTTTTAACAGTGTTCAGGAACACTGTCAGAAACAGCAATCTGGAGAAGTCAGTCAATCAGTTAGGAATGTCTGTAATTCAAGTGGAAATGTGACAGCAAATCAGCCTCTTAATGAAATGTCTGTGCCATCTCCTGGCATTGCCAAAGAACTGTATGATATTGTGCAAGAAATGGAAGCTCTTTCATCGGGAGCTGCTTCAAAGCCACTGAGTGATCCTGGTTCAGTTCAAGCAAGCCAGACTAGTAGTTTAGTGAATGGGCCTTTTAATTCTCAAATTTCTTCAGCAGCAGTGGATAGAAGAACAATTACAAAGGACAGACTAGCTTGGGAAGCTCAAAAGCTgctcactattaaaaaaaaatgtgtcctgCTTGAAAAGATGCatctttataaaagaaaactcTTAGCAGCTTCAGAACGTGACAAAAGTACTCCGCCACTTCCTGCAAGTTATCAAAGTACTCTTCCGAATTGTCTTCCCTGCGTGCCCAACAAAAATGTACCATCTTCCCCATCTCAAACAGTGAGGACAGAGGGTCCAATACTTAACTCTTCACCCgaagaaagaaaggacaaaaatgtaGCCAATGCTGATAACAGAGAATTAGAAGTGACTCAAAGTAACCCTCAGGTGGAACAGGGGAGCCTTTCATCAAGCTCCACTCCTGTTCCCTCTCAGAGCAAACTCCCAGCTCAATTAAATAATCATGAGAGCACTCCTGTCTCAGAACAAGGCCATGCATGTGCCTTGGCCTCTTCTCAAAAAACTGTGACATCCTTGAACAATGCTTCATGTGTTAGTCAAGTAGATAGCTCTGTCAAAATTGCGTCAAAGAATGTGCCAGCTAACTCCAAGAGCTCATCATTTCTTCAGTTTGTGTTGAGCAGCACAAATGTATTGCAAGAGAAGACAGCTGGTGCTACTGCTAATCAAATACTGACTAGTCTCCTGTGTAGTGAAAAACCACTGGTAGATATATCTGTCTTGAGTGGAAGCTCACTAAAAGACACTAGTGAGAAGAATGTAGAAAGTTTGAAAGGTGAGCAGGTATTTACAGTTCACACAAACTCTCCTGTATCAGAAACAACCAAATCCAGTGAAGCTAAATTCCAGAGTGATgtagctcagaaaaaaacagcatttactgaaaatacatcttttaaacAGAGCAATTATAATTACTCTGTAGAAGAGCTAACTGCATGCCTGGGCTTGTGGGGAAAGCGTCCGTTGGAATCTGTAAGTGTGCAAAATAGCCAGTCAAATGAAAGCTCCACAGCAAATCAGATTTCACCTTGCagccaaaacacaaaaaatagaCAACAAAATAATGTTCTGATTAGTACAAATGAAGCAATTTTGCCTGTAACAACTGCTGCTGTAGGACAAAAACTTGATACATTGAGTTGCAATTTGATAAAAAGTTTTGAACTCCAAGTTGCAGTTGTTTCTCCTTTAGTACTTTCTGAACAGAGAACACAGAGTGAGCAGGCAGACCAATGTCCAACATCTACAGGTAAAACCTATCCAGTGATTGACTCAGGAAGCACATGTAGCTtacaagaaaaggagaaaaatgatttAAGAGTGGTAAATACCGATAAAGGAACCACAGAAACTGCTCAGTCGTCACCCAGTGATTGTGTTCTGATAGAGAAAGTGGACTCACATTTACAACAGACCAAATTAGCTGATGGAAACAGAATAGTAAAAAACAGTGTGAGTGCAAATGATTCATATGATGAAAACCAAAGGAAAGTTAGTCAATATGCACAAGATGCCAGAGAAAATCTGCAGCTTGGATTACAAAACAAGCCGCCTCTTCCTGAATTGGGCATGAATTTTTCTAGTCAAATCTTACAAGGAGGTGTAAGAGACCATAAAGACAAGCAAGCTGTGCTAGAGACAGGAGATACATCCACAGCTGTGTGGGAAGAACAGATGTTTTGTATTTCTAGCGTATGTTCTCTTGTTGAAGGTGATACATTTTATAATCCACAAATAGCAAGTATCTTCAGGTCAGTCCCTGAGACACATGCATTAAATGGTACCTCATCAGAAGGAAATGCATCTGATCCAAGGCAAAAGCAGCAACGGCTGGACTTGTATAAAAATGAGCTGAGCAATAACACTCCCCAAAGAGACAGCTTGCTGCAAAAGATGTTGGAAGAATCATCAAGCTGCAGGAGTAAAGCAGGTGAGATTTTGGATGGTATCACAACTAGTCATTTGGAGAAAGAAAGCAGGGGCAATACTCTTAAACCAATTTCTACCTCAGaacaaaaaatgtcatttaatgCATCTTTCAAGCATCCTGAAAATGACTTGGAAATTCTTGCTGGTATAAACCAGGAGTTAGCTCAAAATTCACTAGATTTCTCGATCAGTGTAACTACTGAAACAAATGCATTCACTGTTCCAAGAGACAACAGTAAACAACATTACATATCCAGTAAAAATGgcacagaaaaagagattaacCTTTTTGGAGCAGAATCTATTATATGTCTAAACAATCAGCTGTCTGAACTAGTGGAAGAGTTTCCATATGGCATTGAAGGTGCTGACATGCTAAGGAAAGAACCAGGACAAAAGGCTGAGCGGATGGAGAATCGATCTCAAAAAGAGACTCAAATTTGTGACAAGAATTCTCATTTGAAGGACCCAGTAGATCAGATAAAAATTGCAGTGTTAAGCTCTGATCAGATGCAAGAACTGTTTCCTGAACACAACGAGTGTTCCTCTAGTGATGGCAAGAGAGTAGTGAGTCAACAGTCAGAAAAGGCTTCAGATGAGAAGGAGAACCTTGAAGGCAGTATTCAGCCTAGTCAGAGTctatgcaagaagaaaaaaaacccacaaaacccctCCAaccccagaaaagaaaaaaaagaagattgttCTTTAATGGATTGTCTGTCTACAGCACATAAAATACCACAGTGCCTCTGTACATTTGGAACATCTGGTTCAGAGAAAAATGATGATCAActttcaaaagctgaaaataatagctctgcagagagacaAGAAAACAACAGTAAATCTGATGCTGTAATGAAGAACAACTGTGCAGTGGGAAACCTGccaatttctgaaaaaatcccaaacagtgttagcaaaagtaaaaaagatatttgcaaTGATATAATGAACAAAAAAGATAGACTAAAGGTGAATAATGAATACAAACCACTTGcaacacaacaggaaaaaattcGACCACTTAATTCCTCTGAAAACGAGGATGTTGGTAAATCTAAAAGGAGCAGTGGGAAGGAAGAGTTGCAAATCGACAGAGGAACCCCATTGATAGGCAAAGAATTTCATTCTGACAAAAAAGAACATCAGGCAGTCTCAGAAGAGTTGTCAGAGAAAGCTGGTCATACAGATGTAGACAACATGACAAAGTCAcccaaaaagaaagagaaagttttgaaaatagaGTCCCTTTCAAAAGATAAAACCAAAATAGGTTTGGCCATGAAATCCAAAACAGACATTCACAGATTTACAAAGTCAGAAACTGTTGAAATCAACCACGTTGAAGTCAATCAAGGACAAAAAGTTAAAACCTGTGAAGAGAACTCAGCTGAAGAACAGAACTGTAGGAAACAAATGGAGATACTTGGGCAAGATGTAGGAATTAACATCAAAGAGAAAGCCAAATtatcagcagaaataaaacagaaaaagccgAATAATCATCATGCCGATGCTATGAAGTACCCAGATTTTGGTGCTGTAGACTTAAAGTCAAGAAACCACAAATATTCTCAGCATAAATCGATGAAAGTTCATCCTTCACAGGAGCCGCCGTACAAAcggaagaggaaggaaaatatgaTTGGGAAGAGAGACCCTAAGAAAACAAAGGTGGAAGACGAAAGACTGAAACAATCTGAAGCAAAGAATTACAAGCAGCTTTCACATAACTGCATGATAGATACTGACAAAGCTAAAAAATTGAATGGAGAAAATGGCTGGAAACCAAAGAGTTCCTTAGCAGATCGCTCTGTGCTTAAACTACAGAGAAAAAGGGCTCGATCTTCTACCATCTCTAAAAACTACTTTTCTAACAAAGAGAAACATCTCGATAGtcaaaacaaagacaagtgctctgagaaaatgtttcctgataaAAACCTGCTATACttaaatagaagaaataacAGATTAAAATTGCATCTTCAAAAGGAACCAAAGAAACACTACCTGAACAGAGTTGCATTTAAACGTACGGCACAGGAACGCATTTATCTGACCAAATTAGAGACATCGCCTGTCAGACCTACCTGTGATATAAAGCCCAAAGTGTCACAGAACAGCCTAGATGCGAAACGAGATGCTTCTGTGTCAGAAGTTGAAAAATCATGCAAACAGGAAGTACTTGAATTTAAGCTGTGTCCAGAGATACTGTTCAGAAATCCAGCCACTGATGAAGAAGACTTAGCTGCAAAGAATTccctggaaagagagaaaaccatTGTGGCAG gtgTCAAGAGTAAAAAAGAAGATTGGCTAAAATATGATCCAGTGAAGCAAAAAAAGCTGGAAGGGGTCTCTACAG CTGAGGACAGTATTCCACTTGATACAGCTATACAGATCCTGGATGGAGATG AAAAGTGCGATTGTTGA
- the RESF1 gene encoding retroelement silencing factor 1 isoform X1, translating to MNWNVRPLQNADGKKNLQSEEACYNQLLSNAHGFSQTNAYFSKNACTYAGNNQMGYLPASNVAFPLVNAEGFKTSDQALPGASVAGNDFFISQYTVDQRQLSYVPIAPKPPNQTSHLRAEMTQTSWPNSNAYIHSFRKLPPLSSQMSTGNNMRNVLREPQYVTTNGYTVQPQIPQHNSMRTTMLYQSNIHFQNKSMSLGTSGQHVHNQMYYPNTQFKVLHSLNQNTEANVQLLQYRPSQMGSEAPSGCSAPSLLPANCDSRAAAQASIGVPQAVQNVPNGYNLSQQRCLSDPKNASGFNSVQEHCQKQQSGEVSQSVRNVCNSSGNVTANQPLNEMSVPSPGIAKELYDIVQEMEALSSGAASKPLSDPGSVQASQTSSLVNGPFNSQISSAAVDRRTITKDRLAWEAQKLLTIKKKCVLLEKMHLYKRKLLAASERDKSTPPLPASYQSTLPNCLPCVPNKNVPSSPSQTVRTEGPILNSSPEERKDKNVANADNRELEVTQSNPQVEQGSLSSSSTPVPSQSKLPAQLNNHESTPVSEQGHACALASSQKTVTSLNNASCVSQVDSSVKIASKNVPANSKSSSFLQFVLSSTNVLQEKTAGATANQILTSLLCSEKPLVDISVLSGSSLKDTSEKNVESLKGEQVFTVHTNSPVSETTKSSEAKFQSDVAQKKTAFTENTSFKQSNYNYSVEELTACLGLWGKRPLESVSVQNSQSNESSTANQISPCSQNTKNRQQNNVLISTNEAILPVTTAAVGQKLDTLSCNLIKSFELQVAVVSPLVLSEQRTQSEQADQCPTSTGKTYPVIDSGSTCSLQEKEKNDLRVVNTDKGTTETAQSSPSDCVLIEKVDSHLQQTKLADGNRIVKNSVSANDSYDENQRKVSQYAQDARENLQLGLQNKPPLPELGMNFSSQILQGGVRDHKDKQAVLETGDTSTAVWEEQMFCISSVCSLVEGDTFYNPQIASIFRSVPETHALNGTSSEGNASDPRQKQQRLDLYKNELSNNTPQRDSLLQKMLEESSSCRSKAGEILDGITTSHLEKESRGNTLKPISTSEQKMSFNASFKHPENDLEILAGINQELAQNSLDFSISVTTETNAFTVPRDNSKQHYISSKNGTEKEINLFGAESIICLNNQLSELVEEFPYGIEGADMLRKEPGQKAERMENRSQKETQICDKNSHLKDPVDQIKIAVLSSDQMQELFPEHNECSSSDGKRVVSQQSEKASDEKENLEGSIQPSQSLCKKKKNPQNPSNPRKEKKEDCSLMDCLSTAHKIPQCLCTFGTSGSEKNDDQLSKAENNSSAERQENNSKSDAVMKNNCAVGNLPISEKIPNSVSKSKKDICNDIMNKKDRLKVNNEYKPLATQQEKIRPLNSSENEDVGKSKRSSGKEELQIDRGTPLIGKEFHSDKKEHQAVSEELSEKAGHTDVDNMTKSPKKKEKVLKIESLSKDKTKIGLAMKSKTDIHRFTKSETVEINHVEVNQGQKVKTCEENSAEEQNCRKQMEILGQDVGINIKEKAKLSAEIKQKKPNNHHADAMKYPDFGAVDLKSRNHKYSQHKSMKVHPSQEPPYKRKRKENMIGKRDPKKTKVEDERLKQSEAKNYKQLSHNCMIDTDKAKKLNGENGWKPKSSLADRSVLKLQRKRARSSTISKNYFSNKEKHLDSQNKDKCSEKMFPDKNLLYLNRRNNRLKLHLQKEPKKHYLNRVAFKRTAQERIYLTKLETSPVRPTCDIKPKVSQNSLDAKRDASVSEVEKSCKQEVLEFKLCPEILFRNPATDEEDLAAKNSLEREKTIVAGVKSKKEDWLKYDPVKQKKLEGVSTAEDSIPLDTAIQILDGDGEALHIPIKDSKEIFQTYRKMYLQKRMQKP from the exons aTGAACTGGAATGTAAGACCACTCCAGAATGCTGATGGAAAGAAGAACCTGCAAAGTGAAGAAGCATGTTACAATCAGTTGCTTTCTAATGCACATGGTTTTTCTCAGACAAATGCCTATTTCTCTAAAAATGCATGCACTTATGCTGGAAATAACCAAATGGGGTATCTGCCAGCTAGCAATGTTGCCTTCCCTCTTGTAAATGCTGAAGGATTCAAAACTTCAGATCAGGCCCTGCCAGGAGCATCTGTAGCtggtaatgatttttttatctcGCAATACACAGTTGATCAACGTCAATTGTCCTACGTACCAATTGCTCCAAAACCTCCCAATCAGACATCACATTTGCGGGCAGAGATGACTCAGACTTCTTGGCCAAACTCTAATGCCTACATTCATTCATTTAGAAAGTTACCTCCACTGTCTTCTCAAATGAGCACTGGAAATAACATGAGGAATGTACTTCGGGAACCTCAGTATGTCACCACAAACGGTTACACTGTGCAGCCACAAATACCACAGCATAATTCTATGAGAACTACAATGTTATATCAAAGTAACATTCATTTCCAGAATAAGTCTATGTCTCTTGGTACATCTGGGCAACATGTCCATAACCAAATGTATTATCCCAACACTCAGTTTAAAGTTTTACACTCACTGAATCAAAATACTGAAGCAAATGTACAGCTGCTACAATATCGACCAAGTCAGATGGGATCAGAAGCTCCTAGCGGGTGTTCTGCACCATCTTTGTTGCCTGCCAACTGCGATTCAagagctgcagcacaggctTCAATAGGTGTACCACAGGCAGTTCAAAATGTGCCTAATGGATACAACCTTAGTCAACAGAGGTGCCTGTCAGATCCAAAAAATGCTTCTGGTTTTAACAGTGTTCAGGAACACTGTCAGAAACAGCAATCTGGAGAAGTCAGTCAATCAGTTAGGAATGTCTGTAATTCAAGTGGAAATGTGACAGCAAATCAGCCTCTTAATGAAATGTCTGTGCCATCTCCTGGCATTGCCAAAGAACTGTATGATATTGTGCAAGAAATGGAAGCTCTTTCATCGGGAGCTGCTTCAAAGCCACTGAGTGATCCTGGTTCAGTTCAAGCAAGCCAGACTAGTAGTTTAGTGAATGGGCCTTTTAATTCTCAAATTTCTTCAGCAGCAGTGGATAGAAGAACAATTACAAAGGACAGACTAGCTTGGGAAGCTCAAAAGCTgctcactattaaaaaaaaatgtgtcctgCTTGAAAAGATGCatctttataaaagaaaactcTTAGCAGCTTCAGAACGTGACAAAAGTACTCCGCCACTTCCTGCAAGTTATCAAAGTACTCTTCCGAATTGTCTTCCCTGCGTGCCCAACAAAAATGTACCATCTTCCCCATCTCAAACAGTGAGGACAGAGGGTCCAATACTTAACTCTTCACCCgaagaaagaaaggacaaaaatgtaGCCAATGCTGATAACAGAGAATTAGAAGTGACTCAAAGTAACCCTCAGGTGGAACAGGGGAGCCTTTCATCAAGCTCCACTCCTGTTCCCTCTCAGAGCAAACTCCCAGCTCAATTAAATAATCATGAGAGCACTCCTGTCTCAGAACAAGGCCATGCATGTGCCTTGGCCTCTTCTCAAAAAACTGTGACATCCTTGAACAATGCTTCATGTGTTAGTCAAGTAGATAGCTCTGTCAAAATTGCGTCAAAGAATGTGCCAGCTAACTCCAAGAGCTCATCATTTCTTCAGTTTGTGTTGAGCAGCACAAATGTATTGCAAGAGAAGACAGCTGGTGCTACTGCTAATCAAATACTGACTAGTCTCCTGTGTAGTGAAAAACCACTGGTAGATATATCTGTCTTGAGTGGAAGCTCACTAAAAGACACTAGTGAGAAGAATGTAGAAAGTTTGAAAGGTGAGCAGGTATTTACAGTTCACACAAACTCTCCTGTATCAGAAACAACCAAATCCAGTGAAGCTAAATTCCAGAGTGATgtagctcagaaaaaaacagcatttactgaaaatacatcttttaaacAGAGCAATTATAATTACTCTGTAGAAGAGCTAACTGCATGCCTGGGCTTGTGGGGAAAGCGTCCGTTGGAATCTGTAAGTGTGCAAAATAGCCAGTCAAATGAAAGCTCCACAGCAAATCAGATTTCACCTTGCagccaaaacacaaaaaatagaCAACAAAATAATGTTCTGATTAGTACAAATGAAGCAATTTTGCCTGTAACAACTGCTGCTGTAGGACAAAAACTTGATACATTGAGTTGCAATTTGATAAAAAGTTTTGAACTCCAAGTTGCAGTTGTTTCTCCTTTAGTACTTTCTGAACAGAGAACACAGAGTGAGCAGGCAGACCAATGTCCAACATCTACAGGTAAAACCTATCCAGTGATTGACTCAGGAAGCACATGTAGCTtacaagaaaaggagaaaaatgatttAAGAGTGGTAAATACCGATAAAGGAACCACAGAAACTGCTCAGTCGTCACCCAGTGATTGTGTTCTGATAGAGAAAGTGGACTCACATTTACAACAGACCAAATTAGCTGATGGAAACAGAATAGTAAAAAACAGTGTGAGTGCAAATGATTCATATGATGAAAACCAAAGGAAAGTTAGTCAATATGCACAAGATGCCAGAGAAAATCTGCAGCTTGGATTACAAAACAAGCCGCCTCTTCCTGAATTGGGCATGAATTTTTCTAGTCAAATCTTACAAGGAGGTGTAAGAGACCATAAAGACAAGCAAGCTGTGCTAGAGACAGGAGATACATCCACAGCTGTGTGGGAAGAACAGATGTTTTGTATTTCTAGCGTATGTTCTCTTGTTGAAGGTGATACATTTTATAATCCACAAATAGCAAGTATCTTCAGGTCAGTCCCTGAGACACATGCATTAAATGGTACCTCATCAGAAGGAAATGCATCTGATCCAAGGCAAAAGCAGCAACGGCTGGACTTGTATAAAAATGAGCTGAGCAATAACACTCCCCAAAGAGACAGCTTGCTGCAAAAGATGTTGGAAGAATCATCAAGCTGCAGGAGTAAAGCAGGTGAGATTTTGGATGGTATCACAACTAGTCATTTGGAGAAAGAAAGCAGGGGCAATACTCTTAAACCAATTTCTACCTCAGaacaaaaaatgtcatttaatgCATCTTTCAAGCATCCTGAAAATGACTTGGAAATTCTTGCTGGTATAAACCAGGAGTTAGCTCAAAATTCACTAGATTTCTCGATCAGTGTAACTACTGAAACAAATGCATTCACTGTTCCAAGAGACAACAGTAAACAACATTACATATCCAGTAAAAATGgcacagaaaaagagattaacCTTTTTGGAGCAGAATCTATTATATGTCTAAACAATCAGCTGTCTGAACTAGTGGAAGAGTTTCCATATGGCATTGAAGGTGCTGACATGCTAAGGAAAGAACCAGGACAAAAGGCTGAGCGGATGGAGAATCGATCTCAAAAAGAGACTCAAATTTGTGACAAGAATTCTCATTTGAAGGACCCAGTAGATCAGATAAAAATTGCAGTGTTAAGCTCTGATCAGATGCAAGAACTGTTTCCTGAACACAACGAGTGTTCCTCTAGTGATGGCAAGAGAGTAGTGAGTCAACAGTCAGAAAAGGCTTCAGATGAGAAGGAGAACCTTGAAGGCAGTATTCAGCCTAGTCAGAGTctatgcaagaagaaaaaaaacccacaaaacccctCCAaccccagaaaagaaaaaaaagaagattgttCTTTAATGGATTGTCTGTCTACAGCACATAAAATACCACAGTGCCTCTGTACATTTGGAACATCTGGTTCAGAGAAAAATGATGATCAActttcaaaagctgaaaataatagctctgcagagagacaAGAAAACAACAGTAAATCTGATGCTGTAATGAAGAACAACTGTGCAGTGGGAAACCTGccaatttctgaaaaaatcccaaacagtgttagcaaaagtaaaaaagatatttgcaaTGATATAATGAACAAAAAAGATAGACTAAAGGTGAATAATGAATACAAACCACTTGcaacacaacaggaaaaaattcGACCACTTAATTCCTCTGAAAACGAGGATGTTGGTAAATCTAAAAGGAGCAGTGGGAAGGAAGAGTTGCAAATCGACAGAGGAACCCCATTGATAGGCAAAGAATTTCATTCTGACAAAAAAGAACATCAGGCAGTCTCAGAAGAGTTGTCAGAGAAAGCTGGTCATACAGATGTAGACAACATGACAAAGTCAcccaaaaagaaagagaaagttttgaaaatagaGTCCCTTTCAAAAGATAAAACCAAAATAGGTTTGGCCATGAAATCCAAAACAGACATTCACAGATTTACAAAGTCAGAAACTGTTGAAATCAACCACGTTGAAGTCAATCAAGGACAAAAAGTTAAAACCTGTGAAGAGAACTCAGCTGAAGAACAGAACTGTAGGAAACAAATGGAGATACTTGGGCAAGATGTAGGAATTAACATCAAAGAGAAAGCCAAATtatcagcagaaataaaacagaaaaagccgAATAATCATCATGCCGATGCTATGAAGTACCCAGATTTTGGTGCTGTAGACTTAAAGTCAAGAAACCACAAATATTCTCAGCATAAATCGATGAAAGTTCATCCTTCACAGGAGCCGCCGTACAAAcggaagaggaaggaaaatatgaTTGGGAAGAGAGACCCTAAGAAAACAAAGGTGGAAGACGAAAGACTGAAACAATCTGAAGCAAAGAATTACAAGCAGCTTTCACATAACTGCATGATAGATACTGACAAAGCTAAAAAATTGAATGGAGAAAATGGCTGGAAACCAAAGAGTTCCTTAGCAGATCGCTCTGTGCTTAAACTACAGAGAAAAAGGGCTCGATCTTCTACCATCTCTAAAAACTACTTTTCTAACAAAGAGAAACATCTCGATAGtcaaaacaaagacaagtgctctgagaaaatgtttcctgataaAAACCTGCTATACttaaatagaagaaataacAGATTAAAATTGCATCTTCAAAAGGAACCAAAGAAACACTACCTGAACAGAGTTGCATTTAAACGTACGGCACAGGAACGCATTTATCTGACCAAATTAGAGACATCGCCTGTCAGACCTACCTGTGATATAAAGCCCAAAGTGTCACAGAACAGCCTAGATGCGAAACGAGATGCTTCTGTGTCAGAAGTTGAAAAATCATGCAAACAGGAAGTACTTGAATTTAAGCTGTGTCCAGAGATACTGTTCAGAAATCCAGCCACTGATGAAGAAGACTTAGCTGCAAAGAATTccctggaaagagagaaaaccatTGTGGCAG gtgTCAAGAGTAAAAAAGAAGATTGGCTAAAATATGATCCAGTGAAGCAAAAAAAGCTGGAAGGGGTCTCTACAG CTGAGGACAGTATTCCACTTGATACAGCTATACAGATCCTGGATGGAGATGGTGAGGCTCTTCACATTCCAATCAAAGACTCAAAAGAGATATTTCAGACCTACAGGAAAATGTATCTGCAAAAAAGGATGCAAAAGCCTTGA